A window from Aliamphritea hakodatensis encodes these proteins:
- a CDS encoding bifunctional protein tyrosine phosphatase family protein/NAD(P)/FAD-dependent oxidoreductase, translating to MDVRQLSPFISISPQITSADIGLAAAQGFRTIICNRPTGESQDQPDTQQLEDACQRAGLAWHYLPVEIGKVTDTDVTAFTTLMDQVQGPVLAFCRTGTRSATLWALSQAPRLDVTAILNATAQAGYDLAPQKERLLNAANQQESNSESRPVIAGRQHDILIVGGGAGGQATAASLLKRQPDLDIAIAEPNTEHYYQPGWTLVGGGVFNRKDTVRPMADVMHPDCHWYQAAVSHFEPEQRQLVLEDGERLGYRILIIAPGLMLDWDAIPGLRENLGSHGVTSNYQFDMAPYTWELIRNCKSGKALFTQPPMPIKCAGAPQKAMYLACDHWLRTQRLDNIDVEFCNAGPGLFGVADYVPALMEYVKKYDIALQFQHTLTAIDGPGKTATFSVTDGEGESREIEKAFDMIHVCPPQKAPKFISNSPLADAGGWLDLDPETLQHNHYGDIFGLGDAGNTPNAKTAAAVRKQAPVVAENVLLALKGEAPRAIYAGYGSCPLTVEKGKIVLAEFGYGGQLQPTFPTWLVQGTRPSRLSWLLKEKMLPWIYWNAMLKGKEWLAEPEILSHRPARHEAADALDK from the coding sequence ATGGACGTACGCCAGCTCAGCCCGTTTATCAGTATCAGCCCGCAAATAACCTCTGCCGATATCGGGCTGGCAGCTGCACAGGGATTCCGGACCATTATCTGTAACCGGCCAACCGGTGAATCTCAGGACCAGCCGGACACTCAACAGCTGGAAGATGCCTGTCAGCGTGCAGGACTGGCCTGGCATTACTTACCCGTCGAGATAGGCAAAGTAACTGACACAGACGTCACAGCATTCACCACCCTGATGGATCAGGTTCAGGGGCCGGTGCTGGCCTTTTGCCGCACCGGCACCCGCAGCGCCACGCTCTGGGCGCTGTCGCAGGCTCCCCGGCTTGATGTCACCGCCATTCTTAACGCCACCGCACAGGCCGGCTACGATCTGGCCCCCCAGAAAGAGCGGCTTCTGAACGCAGCGAATCAGCAGGAAAGTAATTCGGAAAGCCGGCCGGTTATTGCCGGCCGGCAGCACGATATTCTGATTGTCGGCGGTGGCGCCGGTGGCCAGGCAACAGCCGCCAGCCTGTTAAAACGCCAGCCGGATCTGGACATCGCCATCGCTGAGCCCAATACGGAACACTATTATCAGCCCGGCTGGACCCTGGTCGGCGGCGGCGTATTCAACCGTAAAGATACCGTCCGCCCGATGGCCGATGTCATGCATCCTGACTGCCACTGGTATCAGGCAGCCGTCAGCCACTTCGAACCGGAACAGCGCCAACTGGTGCTCGAAGACGGCGAACGGCTGGGCTACCGTATCCTGATCATCGCCCCGGGGCTGATGCTGGACTGGGATGCCATCCCAGGCTTACGGGAGAATCTTGGCAGCCACGGCGTCACCTCAAACTACCAGTTCGATATGGCACCCTACACCTGGGAACTGATCCGGAACTGCAAGTCCGGCAAAGCCCTGTTCACCCAGCCCCCCATGCCGATTAAATGTGCCGGCGCGCCACAAAAAGCCATGTATCTGGCCTGTGATCACTGGTTACGCACGCAGCGGCTGGACAACATTGATGTGGAATTCTGCAACGCCGGACCCGGCCTGTTCGGCGTCGCCGACTACGTACCGGCGCTCATGGAATATGTAAAGAAATACGACATAGCGCTGCAGTTTCAGCACACCCTTACCGCCATCGACGGGCCGGGTAAAACGGCAACATTCAGCGTCACCGACGGTGAAGGCGAAAGCAGGGAGATTGAGAAAGCATTCGATATGATCCACGTCTGCCCCCCTCAGAAAGCCCCGAAGTTTATCAGCAACAGCCCGCTGGCGGACGCCGGAGGCTGGCTGGACCTGGACCCGGAAACCCTGCAGCATAACCACTACGGCGATATCTTCGGTCTCGGAGACGCAGGCAATACCCCGAATGCCAAAACGGCTGCGGCGGTGCGTAAGCAGGCACCGGTGGTGGCAGAGAATGTACTGTTAGCCCTCAAAGGAGAGGCGCCAAGAGCTATTTACGCCGGTTACGGATCCTGCCCGCTGACCGTAGAAAAAGGCAAAATCGTGCTGGCTGAATTTGGCTACGGCGGTCAGTTGCAGCCGACCTTTCCCACCTGGCTGGTACAGGGTACCCGGCCATCCCGCCTGTCCTGGTTACTGAAAGAAAAGATGCTGCCGTGGATCTACTGGAATGCCATGTTAAAGGGCAAGGAATGGCTGGCGGAACCGGAAATTCTCAGCCACCGGCCGGCCAGACACGAAGCCGCCGACGCGCTGGATAAATAA
- a CDS encoding MBL fold metallo-hydrolase produces the protein MSANAQPAIVTAFFDEPSFTFSYIIQDPESSHCAIIDSVLDFDYASGKTDTASADALLAFIDKHSLTVDWILETHVHADHVSAAPYLKTRTGGLIGIGKQVCTVQKTFGQAFNAEKEFATNGSQFDVLLEDNDTLQIGGLTGQALHTPGHTPACMTFVFGDAAFVGDTLFMPDYGTARCDFPGGDAAMLYRSIQRIFQLPDDTRLFMCHDYKAPGRDEYAHQTSVAAQRQHNIHIQEGINEADFVAMRTGRDATLSMPKLILPSVQVNMRAGHLPPAEDNGQQYLKIPLNLF, from the coding sequence ATGTCAGCCAATGCCCAACCTGCAATTGTCACCGCCTTTTTTGATGAGCCCTCTTTTACCTTCAGTTACATCATTCAGGATCCGGAATCCAGCCACTGCGCAATCATCGACTCCGTGCTGGATTTTGATTATGCCTCCGGTAAAACGGACACCGCGTCAGCCGATGCGTTGCTGGCCTTCATCGACAAACACTCACTGACCGTTGACTGGATCCTGGAAACCCATGTGCATGCTGATCATGTGTCTGCGGCGCCGTATCTGAAAACCAGAACCGGCGGTCTGATCGGCATCGGAAAACAGGTCTGTACCGTACAGAAAACCTTTGGTCAGGCATTTAACGCTGAGAAAGAATTTGCCACTAACGGCAGCCAGTTCGATGTCCTTCTGGAAGACAACGACACCCTTCAGATCGGCGGGCTTACGGGCCAGGCACTGCATACGCCCGGCCATACACCTGCCTGTATGACGTTCGTCTTCGGCGATGCAGCCTTCGTGGGTGATACCCTGTTTATGCCTGACTACGGTACCGCCCGCTGCGATTTCCCCGGTGGCGATGCCGCCATGCTGTACCGCTCTATTCAACGGATTTTCCAGCTGCCGGATGACACCCGCCTGTTCATGTGCCACGACTATAAGGCGCCGGGCCGGGATGAATACGCCCACCAGACCAGCGTTGCCGCGCAGCGTCAGCACAATATTCACATTCAGGAAGGCATTAACGAAGCTGATTTTGTCGCCATGCGCACCGGCCGGGATGCCACCCTGAGTATGCCCAAACTGATACTGCCGTCAGTACAGGTAAACATGCGTGCCGGACACCTACCCCCGGCAGAAGACAACGGCCAGCAATATCTGAAAATCCCGCTCAACCTGTTCTGA
- a CDS encoding ATP-binding cassette domain-containing protein yields MIQLNQLSLQRGPQRLLEQAQLTIHATQKVGIIGANGVGKSSLFKLILGELQADEGDLQLPTNLIIAHMAQEVSDSDRSALDYVLDGDRRLRNVQQQLKEAETSGNHHRSGELHAEMAAIDGYTAESRAHQLLNGLSFRPGDASRPVSTFSGGWRIRLNLAQALMCHSDILLLDEPTNHLDLDATIWLEQWLRSYPGTLLLISHDRDFLDAVTTHIVHMHRQKTDLYKGGYSDFEVMRAERLAQQQAQYEKQQQRIAEIENFVRRFKAKASKAKQAQSRVKELERMETISAAHVDSPFSFGFEASDKISFPLLTLDKADLGYDKAILKQVSLSLVPGARIGLLGPNGAGKSTLIKSLTEDLSLLSGERKSGEHLKVGYFAQHQLEALDLEVSPSLHIKRIAPQASDQEIRNFLGSFDFHGDRALEPVKQFSGGEKARVALALIAWQKPNLLLLDEPTNHLDLEVRHALTLALQGFEGALILVSHDRHLLRNCVDEFLLVADQQVTPFKGDMDDYQQWLASQRREDNQTEQPERENRSASAAERKEQKRLAAERRSMLRPLKKATEKLEAEIETLAEQLSAVEEKLADTSIYEEARKAELKDVLQQQATLQQRSEAVEAEWMEKLEELEELEQLTAE; encoded by the coding sequence ATGATTCAGTTAAACCAGCTCAGCCTGCAACGGGGCCCACAACGTCTGCTCGAACAGGCCCAGTTGACCATTCACGCCACCCAGAAAGTCGGCATTATCGGCGCAAACGGGGTAGGCAAGTCATCACTGTTTAAACTGATTCTGGGCGAGCTGCAGGCGGATGAAGGCGACCTTCAGCTGCCCACTAACCTGATTATTGCTCACATGGCACAGGAAGTATCGGACTCTGACCGCAGCGCGCTGGACTATGTGCTCGACGGTGACCGCCGTTTACGCAACGTTCAGCAACAGCTGAAAGAAGCTGAAACCAGCGGTAATCACCACCGCAGTGGCGAGTTACATGCCGAAATGGCGGCGATTGACGGCTACACGGCAGAATCCCGCGCCCATCAGTTGCTGAATGGCCTGAGCTTCAGACCCGGTGATGCCAGCCGGCCGGTCAGCACCTTTTCCGGGGGCTGGCGAATCCGTCTGAATCTGGCACAGGCGCTGATGTGTCACTCTGACATTCTGCTGCTCGACGAACCCACCAACCACCTGGATCTGGATGCCACCATCTGGTTGGAACAGTGGCTGCGCAGTTATCCGGGGACCCTTTTGCTGATTTCTCATGACCGGGATTTCCTCGATGCCGTCACCACCCATATCGTCCACATGCACCGGCAAAAAACCGATCTGTACAAAGGCGGCTACTCAGACTTCGAAGTCATGCGTGCGGAACGGCTTGCCCAGCAACAGGCTCAGTATGAGAAGCAGCAACAGCGGATTGCCGAGATCGAAAACTTCGTCCGCCGCTTCAAGGCCAAGGCTTCCAAAGCCAAGCAGGCCCAGAGCCGGGTCAAAGAGCTGGAACGGATGGAAACCATTTCTGCCGCGCACGTCGACAGCCCCTTCAGCTTCGGCTTTGAGGCCAGCGATAAGATTTCTTTCCCGCTGCTGACGCTGGATAAAGCTGATCTGGGTTATGACAAAGCCATCCTGAAACAGGTATCCCTGAGTCTGGTACCCGGCGCCCGCATTGGTCTGCTTGGCCCGAACGGTGCCGGTAAATCCACCCTGATAAAATCCCTGACCGAAGATCTTTCACTGCTCAGTGGCGAGCGTAAAAGCGGTGAGCATCTGAAAGTCGGTTACTTTGCCCAGCACCAGCTGGAAGCACTGGATCTGGAAGTGTCTCCCAGCCTGCACATTAAACGTATTGCCCCACAGGCCAGCGACCAGGAAATCCGCAACTTCCTTGGCAGCTTCGACTTCCATGGCGACCGGGCGCTGGAACCGGTTAAACAATTCTCCGGCGGTGAAAAGGCCCGGGTAGCGCTGGCACTGATCGCCTGGCAGAAACCCAACCTGTTGCTGCTCGACGAACCGACCAACCATCTGGATCTGGAAGTTCGCCACGCCCTGACGCTGGCCCTGCAGGGCTTTGAAGGTGCGCTGATTCTGGTCTCCCACGACCGGCACTTATTACGTAACTGTGTGGATGAGTTCCTGCTGGTTGCCGATCAGCAGGTGACGCCATTTAAAGGCGATATGGACGATTATCAGCAATGGCTCGCCAGCCAGCGCCGGGAAGACAATCAGACGGAGCAGCCGGAACGGGAAAACCGCTCCGCCAGCGCCGCGGAACGTAAAGAACAAAAACGTCTGGCTGCTGAGCGCCGCAGTATGCTGCGCCCGTTAAAGAAAGCCACCGAGAAGCTGGAAGCGGAAATCGAAACGCTGGCGGAACAGCTGTCCGCCGTTGAAGAAAAACTGGCCGATACATCTATATATGAAGAGGCCCGCAAAGCTGAACTGAAAGATGTCTTACAGCAACAGGCCACGCTGCAACAGCGCAGTGAGGCGGTTGAAGCCGAATGGATGGAAAAGCTCGAAGAACTGGAAGAACTTGAGCAACTGACCGCCGAATAA
- a CDS encoding DUF6506 family protein codes for MSDTLKAAFIFITPDANPEQHQGWVSTPGVAVKTLAVSSYQQACDILPSLTEEGITAIELCGGFGHQGVAQVTRAAAGRMHVGVVRFDQHPLLNFCSGDSLTAA; via the coding sequence ATGAGCGATACCCTTAAAGCCGCATTTATTTTTATCACCCCGGATGCCAACCCTGAACAGCATCAGGGCTGGGTGAGCACTCCGGGTGTGGCCGTCAAGACCCTCGCTGTCAGCAGCTATCAGCAGGCCTGTGACATACTGCCGTCACTCACAGAGGAAGGCATTACCGCCATTGAACTGTGCGGTGGGTTTGGCCATCAGGGCGTTGCCCAGGTTACCCGGGCCGCCGCTGGCCGTATGCACGTCGGCGTCGTCCGGTTTGATCAGCATCCGTTACTGAATTTTTGCAGTGGTGATTCCCTGACCGCCGCGTAA
- a CDS encoding TIGR02444 family protein, producing MSEIQSADNSLWHFALAFYSRPGIAPLCLRLQSEQGLAVNRVIFCLWLARQQQGVVAELFSDKALQHWHYERLLPLRALRYSVREERQQDHRLDAAYEQLKKAELACEKTELQMLYDLATANDLCPALSLPVDDLARANLEVYLQTVQGQWSGLLQTLLDLYTETGI from the coding sequence ATGTCGGAAATACAGTCAGCAGATAACAGTTTATGGCACTTTGCACTGGCCTTTTACAGCCGTCCGGGAATTGCCCCTCTGTGCCTGCGATTACAGTCGGAACAGGGGCTGGCGGTGAACCGGGTGATTTTCTGCCTGTGGCTGGCCAGACAGCAGCAGGGGGTTGTGGCGGAACTGTTCAGCGATAAAGCGCTGCAGCACTGGCATTATGAGCGCTTGCTGCCGTTACGGGCCCTGCGTTACAGCGTGCGGGAAGAACGCCAGCAGGATCACCGGCTGGATGCCGCCTATGAACAGCTTAAGAAGGCCGAACTGGCCTGTGAAAAAACCGAACTGCAGATGTTGTACGACCTGGCAACGGCAAATGACCTCTGCCCGGCGCTGTCTTTGCCGGTGGATGATCTGGCCAGAGCCAATCTGGAAGTTTATCTGCAAACGGTGCAGGGACAGTGGTCCGGGCTGTTGCAGACATTGCTTGATTTATATACCGAAACTGGCATTTAG
- a CDS encoding LysE family translocator, translating into MDLAQILTFTVVATLLVISPGPNGVLIVKSVTTSGKAAGFANVAGFVGAFYLHGALSVLGISVILVQSAQLFFIVKMLGAAYLCWIGINALRAALHGNAGTVGSASATAPAKSQSLRHAWLEGFLTNALNPKVSMFYLAAFPQFIPLGEGASSAFLLVLIHSLINLLWFSGMVLLLSRFMGFSRAGVMQRALKAVTGAVFVTFGIKLASFEA; encoded by the coding sequence ATGGATTTAGCACAGATACTGACCTTTACGGTGGTGGCGACACTGCTGGTGATATCGCCGGGGCCGAATGGCGTACTGATTGTTAAATCGGTCACCACGTCCGGCAAAGCCGCCGGATTTGCCAACGTGGCGGGGTTTGTGGGGGCGTTTTACCTTCATGGTGCATTGTCGGTACTGGGGATATCGGTGATTCTGGTGCAGTCAGCACAGTTGTTCTTTATCGTTAAAATGCTGGGGGCGGCCTACCTGTGCTGGATCGGCATCAATGCGTTGCGGGCTGCGTTGCACGGCAATGCAGGCACGGTGGGTTCGGCTTCCGCCACTGCGCCGGCAAAGTCACAAAGCCTGAGACACGCATGGCTGGAAGGGTTTCTGACCAATGCACTTAACCCTAAGGTGTCGATGTTTTATCTGGCGGCATTCCCGCAGTTTATACCCCTGGGTGAGGGGGCATCGTCGGCTTTTCTGCTGGTGCTGATCCATTCTCTGATCAACCTGCTGTGGTTCTCAGGCATGGTGTTACTGCTGTCCCGGTTTATGGGATTTTCCCGGGCAGGTGTGATGCAGCGGGCGCTGAAAGCGGTAACCGGTGCAGTGTTTGTGACCTTCGGCATTAAACTGGCCTCGTTTGAGGCCTGA
- a CDS encoding helix-turn-helix domain-containing protein, translated as MIRHCTYPAPALASLVAQFWSITASGGAQLPDYLPGTGAEILLNLADDTELLQTMPDPSGEPVHTRLKAGESVCICPRTTRLKIRSAGEVRLFSIRFRSAGFFSLFRIPLHLVCDRVIPTEELGISLPCALHNDSHILSHNPGHNHSHEMLAGQLQHWLGTLHRSDVHTTALSHVVDQLYYCHRTLSVLDIQQATALSERSFQRHIKQITGVSAKYFTRTARFQATLKHLLQSPLSATAYTDTLLTQGYYDQSHFIRDFRHFTGASPGEYLNSHHKRCNFYLPAGHSNTDEP; from the coding sequence ATGATCAGGCACTGCACTTATCCGGCACCGGCACTGGCCTCTCTGGTGGCTCAGTTCTGGAGCATTACCGCCAGCGGCGGCGCTCAGTTACCTGATTATCTGCCGGGTACCGGCGCCGAAATCCTGCTGAATCTGGCGGACGATACCGAGCTGCTGCAAACCATGCCGGACCCGTCCGGTGAGCCGGTCCATACCCGGCTCAAAGCAGGCGAATCGGTCTGCATTTGCCCCCGCACCACCCGGTTAAAGATCAGATCAGCCGGTGAAGTCCGCCTGTTCAGTATCCGTTTCCGCTCGGCAGGCTTCTTCAGCCTGTTCAGGATTCCTCTGCACCTTGTCTGTGACCGGGTAATCCCCACTGAGGAGCTGGGTATCAGCCTGCCCTGCGCTCTCCACAACGACAGTCACATCCTCAGTCACAACCCCGGTCACAACCACAGCCACGAAATGCTGGCCGGACAACTACAACACTGGCTCGGCACCCTGCACCGTTCTGATGTGCACACCACCGCGTTATCCCATGTGGTTGACCAGCTTTATTATTGCCACCGGACGCTGTCAGTACTGGATATTCAGCAGGCAACAGCCCTCAGCGAACGTAGTTTCCAGCGGCATATAAAGCAGATAACCGGTGTCAGCGCCAAATACTTCACCCGTACCGCCCGGTTTCAGGCGACCCTCAAGCATTTGCTGCAGAGCCCTCTCTCAGCCACAGCCTATACCGATACCCTGCTGACACAGGGCTATTACGACCAGTCCCACTTTATTCGCGATTTCCGGCACTTCACCGGCGCATCCCCCGGTGAATACCTGAACAGCCATCACAAACGCTGCAATTTCTACCTGCCTGCCGGTCACAGCAACACTGATGAACCGTAA
- a CDS encoding sulfite exporter TauE/SafE family protein: protein MDYLYISVIGLFAGTLAGIIGTGSSIILLPVLFYTLGAQMAVPVMAVAAVLANLGRVVIWWRQIHWPAVLAYSVTSIPAAMLGANTLISISERRANLILGSFFLIMLPLRRYLQRRQLALQLWQLGVAGLCIGFITGIVVSSGPLSIAAFTAAGLLQGPLIASEAAASMLVYLAKLTAFGNADVLNTGILIQGAALGVS, encoded by the coding sequence GTGGATTATCTGTACATATCAGTGATCGGGCTTTTTGCCGGCACACTGGCAGGTATCATAGGTACCGGCTCTTCCATCATATTGCTACCGGTACTCTTCTATACGCTGGGCGCTCAGATGGCAGTACCGGTAATGGCGGTTGCTGCAGTGCTGGCAAATCTAGGCAGAGTAGTCATCTGGTGGCGCCAGATTCACTGGCCAGCGGTACTGGCCTATTCTGTGACCAGTATTCCCGCCGCAATGCTGGGTGCCAATACCCTGATCAGTATTTCAGAACGCCGCGCAAACCTGATTCTCGGCAGCTTCTTTCTGATCATGCTGCCTTTACGCCGCTATTTACAGCGCAGGCAGCTCGCGCTGCAGCTCTGGCAACTGGGTGTGGCCGGTCTGTGTATTGGTTTTATCACCGGAATCGTCGTCTCCTCCGGGCCACTGAGCATCGCTGCTTTTACCGCCGCCGGACTGTTACAGGGGCCGCTTATTGCCAGTGAGGCTGCCGCTTCAATGCTGGTCTATCTGGCTAAGCTAACAGCGTTCGGCAATGCTGATGTTCTGAATACCGGCATTCTGATTCAGGGGGCTGCACTGGGCGTATCCTGA
- a CDS encoding RidA family protein produces the protein MKQAVKTDLFASKAPLEWAVTANGHLSTAQIPINAEGKVVEGGIEAQARQTMENFKHTIEAAGLTMADVTQVLIYVTHRDQLPIFNQVYAEYFEAPFPNRAAMIVAGLAREEMLCEIVAYAAMKNQLAS, from the coding sequence ATGAAACAAGCTGTAAAAACCGACCTGTTCGCATCAAAAGCACCATTAGAATGGGCCGTCACGGCAAACGGCCACCTGTCTACAGCACAGATTCCAATTAATGCTGAAGGCAAGGTTGTTGAAGGCGGCATCGAAGCACAGGCCCGCCAGACCATGGAGAATTTTAAACATACAATTGAAGCCGCTGGCCTGACCATGGCCGATGTTACTCAGGTACTGATTTACGTAACTCACCGTGATCAGCTGCCGATCTTCAATCAGGTGTATGCAGAATACTTTGAAGCCCCGTTCCCGAACCGGGCTGCCATGATCGTTGCCGGTCTGGCCCGTGAAGAAATGCTGTGTGAAATCGTCGCCTACGCCGCGATGAAAAACCAGCTGGCAAGTTAA
- a CDS encoding FKBP-type peptidyl-prolyl cis-trans isomerase, whose amino-acid sequence MKKTLVAVAVASAFLVGCGEEKKAPAPVEKPYTLDTETKKLSYGLGMVLGERLKADFETMDYDALRRGVEAAYAGDEGLMSREDVEKVLMEAQQKKVEEAQKEAEALADKNTQEGMDYMAENAKKPNVTTTESGLQIEHLTEGEGESPTAEDSVMVHYKGTLIDGTEFDSSYSRGEPVSFPLNGVIPGWTEGLQLMKSGGKARLVIPADLAYGPTGAGGTIGPNATLVFEVELLEINPEG is encoded by the coding sequence ATGAAAAAGACGCTGGTTGCTGTTGCCGTTGCAAGTGCGTTCCTGGTGGGGTGTGGTGAAGAAAAGAAAGCCCCTGCACCGGTAGAGAAGCCTTACACTCTGGATACTGAAACGAAGAAGCTGAGCTACGGCCTGGGTATGGTGCTGGGCGAGCGCTTAAAAGCTGATTTCGAAACAATGGATTACGATGCACTGCGCCGCGGTGTTGAAGCAGCGTATGCCGGTGATGAAGGCCTGATGAGCCGCGAAGACGTCGAAAAAGTACTGATGGAAGCGCAGCAGAAGAAGGTTGAGGAAGCGCAGAAAGAAGCCGAAGCACTGGCTGATAAGAACACGCAGGAAGGTATGGACTACATGGCTGAAAATGCCAAGAAGCCAAACGTGACGACCACTGAGTCCGGCCTGCAGATTGAGCACCTGACCGAAGGCGAAGGTGAAAGCCCGACCGCTGAAGATTCAGTGATGGTGCACTACAAAGGTACCCTGATTGACGGTACTGAGTTCGACAGCTCTTACAGCCGTGGTGAGCCTGTATCCTTCCCGCTGAACGGTGTGATTCCTGGCTGGACAGAAGGCCTGCAACTGATGAAGAGTGGCGGTAAAGCCCGTCTGGTGATTCCGGCTGATCTGGCATATGGCCCGACTGGCGCTGGCGGTACCATCGGACCGAACGCGACGCTGGTATTCGAAGTTGAATTACTGGAAATTAACCCGGAAGGCTAA
- a CDS encoding LysR substrate-binding domain-containing protein yields MSANLSSELLNTFVTVVHEQGFIKASERLHKTQSTVSQQIKKLEQEIGVALFQAEGRKRVLTPEGEVFLGHARRILSSHQDAVAAITGPRQYQQLKIGISQALSETLLPSLLGQFRQANPQLALEVHCGFSQDLGKEFEAGNYDLVLLLQPRQSALTGLQISEEPLAWVASAQFYPQPGTPLPLAFLSPRCQFRQRGIDALDQAGIGWQQVYHTSSFASLMMAVRAGLGITVRPLRGLGQDWQLADLPHLPALPPMYIELRSQPSAPAQQLEKLLARQNLIIN; encoded by the coding sequence ATGTCAGCTAACCTTTCCTCCGAACTGCTCAATACTTTCGTGACCGTGGTGCATGAACAGGGCTTTATCAAAGCCTCGGAACGGTTACATAAAACCCAGTCAACGGTCAGCCAGCAAATCAAAAAACTGGAACAGGAAATCGGCGTCGCCCTGTTTCAGGCGGAAGGCCGCAAACGGGTACTCACCCCTGAAGGTGAGGTATTTCTGGGCCATGCCCGGCGTATTCTCAGTAGCCATCAGGATGCTGTTGCCGCCATTACCGGCCCCCGCCAGTATCAGCAACTGAAAATCGGTATATCCCAGGCGTTATCCGAAACACTGCTGCCATCGTTGCTGGGCCAGTTCAGGCAGGCCAATCCGCAACTGGCCTTAGAGGTACACTGCGGCTTCAGCCAGGATCTGGGTAAAGAATTTGAGGCCGGAAACTATGATCTGGTGCTCCTGCTGCAACCCCGGCAAAGCGCCCTGACCGGCCTGCAGATCAGCGAAGAGCCGCTGGCCTGGGTGGCGTCTGCTCAGTTTTATCCGCAGCCCGGTACGCCCCTGCCGCTGGCATTTCTGTCGCCCCGGTGCCAGTTCCGCCAGCGGGGCATTGATGCACTGGATCAGGCCGGTATTGGCTGGCAGCAGGTCTACCATACCAGCAGCTTCGCCAGCCTGATGATGGCGGTCCGTGCCGGTCTGGGCATCACCGTCCGGCCGCTGCGCGGCCTCGGTCAGGACTGGCAGCTGGCAGATCTGCCCCACCTGCCGGCGCTTCCTCCCATGTATATCGAACTGCGCAGCCAGCCGTCGGCACCGGCACAGCAGCTGGAAAAGCTGCTTGCCCGGCAAAACCTGATCATTAACTGA
- a CDS encoding AAA family ATPase — protein MQERLQQLATVIDDVLLGKPEVIRLSLACLLARGHLLIEDLPGLGKTTLAHALAKVLGLDYQRVQFTSDMLPGDILGGAIYDQQQSGFRLHKGPVFTELLLADEINRTSPKTQSALLEAMEERQVSLDGQRHVLPEVFFVIATQNPTEQYGTFPLPESQLDRFLMRVSIGYPTAEAEEKMLLQGGAADQLGGVQQLLTPEQLLEAQRLVSRLQVSSAVVSYLQRLAQYSRDSQHFSLGLSPRGSLAVLNAAKAWAFLQGRAYVLPDDVQQVFPAVAGHRLVGRELLHPGSEHDPASYLLSQVDVLS, from the coding sequence ATGCAGGAGAGACTGCAGCAACTGGCAACGGTAATTGATGATGTATTGCTGGGTAAGCCGGAAGTTATCCGTTTATCACTGGCCTGTTTACTGGCACGGGGGCATCTGCTCATTGAAGACCTGCCGGGGCTTGGGAAAACCACCCTGGCGCATGCGCTGGCAAAAGTGCTGGGGTTGGATTATCAGCGGGTACAGTTCACCAGTGACATGCTGCCCGGGGATATTCTCGGGGGTGCCATTTATGATCAGCAGCAGTCCGGTTTCCGTTTACATAAAGGCCCGGTGTTTACCGAGCTGCTGCTGGCGGATGAAATTAACCGGACGTCACCCAAGACTCAGAGTGCCTTGCTGGAAGCAATGGAAGAGCGGCAGGTGTCGCTGGACGGCCAGCGCCATGTGTTACCGGAAGTGTTTTTTGTCATCGCGACTCAGAATCCGACTGAACAGTACGGGACTTTTCCATTGCCAGAATCCCAGCTGGACCGTTTTCTGATGCGGGTATCCATCGGCTATCCCACCGCTGAGGCTGAAGAAAAAATGCTGTTGCAGGGGGGCGCCGCAGATCAGCTTGGCGGGGTGCAGCAATTGCTGACGCCGGAGCAGTTGCTGGAGGCCCAGAGGCTGGTCAGCCGGTTACAGGTATCCTCAGCGGTGGTCAGTTATTTACAACGGCTGGCACAGTACAGCCGGGACAGCCAGCATTTCAGCCTCGGTTTATCCCCCCGGGGGAGTCTGGCGGTGCTGAATGCTGCGAAAGCGTGGGCGTTTTTGCAGGGGCGTGCCTATGTTTTACCGGATGACGTTCAGCAGGTGTTTCCGGCGGTTGCCGGGCACCGTCTGGTGGGCCGGGAGTTACTGCATCCCGGTTCGGAACACGATCCTGCCAGCTACCTGTTGTCACAGGTAGACGTGCTCAGCTGA